A region from the Salicibibacter cibarius genome encodes:
- a CDS encoding heavy metal translocating P-type ATPase: protein MAGRKTIMADHTEKTDYRVQGFSCANCANTFEKNVQRLDGVTDAQVNFGASKITVYGSTTKEELEKAGSFENLKVRSDYASEESEPTHQPSFFQKYQTVLLAILFFGFGVASQIINGEDNLLTWLAYATSMVVGGYTLFKAGLMNLMRLRFDMKTLMTVAVIGAAIIGEWAEGAIVVILFAISEELEGFSMDRARQSIRSLMDIAPKEALIKRNGQEMSVHVDDIAIGDIMIVKPGQKAAMDGVVVSGHSSINQAAVTGESIPVEKNLDDEVFAGTLNEEGFLEVRVTKYVEDTTISKVIHLVEEAQAERAPAQAFVDRFAAYYTPAVMVLAMLVAVLPPLVMGASWEAWIYQGLAVLVVACPCALVISTPVSIVTAIGNAAKNGVLIKGGAYLEEAGSLKAIAFDKTGTLTKGVPVVTDFSLFHPGDKDELLAKVTALESRSQHPLASAIVDQAKHANISYQNHEVQNFNSITGKGVKGTIDGTTYYVGNLSLWEDALGYAIVPEIRSSLEDLQKQGKTGMFVGTDQSVLALIAVADEVRDTSQEVITKLHDIGIDQTIMLTGDHQDTASAIGKQVGVTDVQANLLPEDKLSYVKAFREKYRKVAMVGDGVNDAPALAASNVGIAMGVAGTDTALETADVALMGDDLQKLPYTMKLSRRALRIIKQNISFSLGIKLLALLLVIPGWLTLWIAILADVGATLLVTANGLRLLRVKD, encoded by the coding sequence ATGGCCGGGAGGAAAACCATCATGGCTGATCATACCGAAAAAACGGATTATCGCGTTCAAGGCTTTTCGTGTGCCAATTGTGCCAATACGTTTGAAAAGAATGTTCAACGATTAGACGGGGTGACCGATGCACAGGTGAATTTTGGGGCTTCAAAGATCACCGTTTACGGCTCAACAACGAAGGAGGAATTGGAGAAGGCAGGTTCCTTTGAAAATTTGAAAGTCCGGTCAGACTATGCATCTGAGGAATCGGAACCAACCCATCAGCCATCCTTTTTCCAAAAATATCAGACCGTGCTATTGGCCATCCTCTTTTTTGGTTTTGGAGTGGCTTCTCAAATCATTAATGGAGAAGATAACCTTCTCACTTGGCTTGCTTATGCCACCTCAATGGTCGTTGGGGGCTATACCCTCTTTAAGGCTGGGCTTATGAATTTAATGCGCCTTCGATTTGATATGAAGACCCTAATGACTGTCGCTGTCATAGGGGCGGCCATTATCGGAGAATGGGCGGAAGGAGCCATTGTGGTTATTCTTTTTGCCATTAGTGAAGAACTCGAGGGATTCTCCATGGATCGGGCGAGACAATCCATTCGTTCGCTCATGGATATTGCCCCCAAAGAAGCGCTTATTAAACGAAACGGCCAAGAGATGAGTGTCCATGTCGACGACATTGCGATCGGGGACATCATGATTGTCAAACCGGGGCAAAAAGCGGCCATGGATGGCGTTGTTGTGTCCGGTCATTCCTCGATAAATCAGGCAGCTGTTACCGGCGAGTCCATTCCGGTTGAAAAAAACCTCGATGATGAGGTTTTTGCGGGAACATTGAATGAAGAAGGATTCCTTGAAGTTCGTGTCACTAAGTATGTCGAAGATACGACCATTTCAAAAGTGATTCATCTCGTGGAAGAAGCACAAGCGGAGCGTGCCCCGGCCCAAGCTTTTGTGGATCGTTTTGCGGCGTATTATACACCTGCTGTTATGGTTTTGGCTATGCTTGTGGCTGTTTTGCCCCCATTGGTGATGGGAGCATCCTGGGAAGCGTGGATTTATCAAGGACTTGCTGTTTTGGTCGTGGCTTGTCCGTGTGCACTTGTGATTTCAACCCCGGTTTCCATTGTTACAGCCATTGGTAATGCGGCTAAGAATGGCGTTTTAATTAAAGGTGGTGCTTATTTAGAAGAAGCTGGGTCGTTAAAAGCAATCGCTTTTGATAAAACAGGGACCCTAACTAAAGGGGTCCCGGTAGTTACGGATTTTTCCCTTTTTCACCCGGGAGACAAAGATGAGTTATTAGCCAAAGTCACTGCGTTAGAGTCACGATCCCAGCATCCGTTGGCTTCGGCCATCGTCGATCAAGCCAAGCATGCGAATATTTCTTACCAAAATCATGAGGTTCAAAATTTTAATTCAATCACAGGAAAAGGGGTCAAAGGTACGATCGATGGGACGACGTACTACGTTGGGAACCTAAGTTTATGGGAAGATGCGCTGGGGTATGCCATTGTTCCAGAAATTCGAAGTTCCCTTGAAGATCTCCAAAAGCAAGGGAAGACAGGTATGTTTGTTGGAACGGATCAGTCCGTATTAGCTCTGATTGCCGTTGCTGATGAAGTTCGTGACACGAGCCAAGAAGTAATCACGAAACTCCATGACATCGGTATTGACCAAACAATTATGCTTACGGGTGATCATCAAGACACGGCGTCTGCCATTGGCAAGCAAGTGGGTGTGACCGATGTTCAGGCCAATCTTTTACCTGAAGATAAATTATCTTATGTTAAAGCGTTTCGAGAAAAGTATCGAAAAGTAGCTATGGTCGGAGACGGGGTTAATGATGCCCCGGCCTTGGCTGCGTCCAATGTTGGCATCGCCATGGGGGTCGCAGGCACTGATACCGCATTAGAAACCGCCGACGTTGCCTTGATGGGGGACGATTTACAGAAACTGCCCTATACCATGAAACTGAGTCGTCGAGCGTTGCGCATTATTAAACAAAATATCAGTTTCTCCTTAGGCATTAAATTACTGGCACTGTTATTGGTGATACCAGGATGGTTAACCCTTTGGATTGCGATCTTAGCGGATGTAGGGGCGACACTCCTTGTGACAGCTAATGGTCTACGTTTGTTACGGGTAAAAGATTAA
- a CDS encoding flavin-containing monooxygenase — protein sequence MIRNYDVVVIGGGQAGLAMAFALKQRNVSFIVLDENEHIGDSWRKRYESLSLFTPRNYSQLHQFPFQGDPNGFPHKDEVATYLSDFQAENGLPIMHKQKVIKLSQEDCQKFLVITQNERYTAKHVVVATGAFHHPFIPKIHDNSIPFMIHASDYQNPSQIPKGEVLIIGAGNTGIQIAAELCKTHTVLLAKSKPIKRLPQSIAGKSLFWWFEFLWLSKAKPDSMLGKFLQKRDPIIGNNYKIVKKHVEILGRVKSVNDGQAYFQGSYPRKVSSIIWATGYRNDYSWIDIDGVLNKHGKPIHRCGITNIKGLYFIGLSWQSKRSSALIYGVSNDANRIAKKIV from the coding sequence TTGATACGTAACTATGACGTTGTTGTAATTGGCGGCGGGCAAGCGGGTTTAGCAATGGCATTTGCATTAAAACAAAGGAATGTTTCATTTATAGTTCTTGATGAAAACGAACATATAGGTGATTCCTGGCGTAAAAGATATGAATCATTAAGTTTGTTTACACCACGAAATTATAGTCAATTGCACCAATTTCCATTTCAAGGAGATCCGAATGGTTTTCCTCATAAAGATGAAGTTGCGACATATTTATCAGATTTTCAAGCTGAAAATGGTTTACCCATTATGCATAAGCAAAAAGTTATAAAGCTTTCACAAGAGGATTGCCAAAAGTTCCTTGTAATCACTCAAAATGAAAGGTACACAGCAAAACATGTTGTAGTTGCTACTGGGGCTTTTCATCATCCTTTTATTCCAAAAATACATGATAATTCAATTCCTTTTATGATTCATGCTTCTGATTATCAAAACCCATCACAGATCCCAAAAGGAGAAGTTTTAATTATCGGTGCTGGGAACACAGGTATTCAAATTGCTGCAGAGCTATGCAAAACCCATACTGTGTTGCTTGCGAAAAGTAAACCGATTAAAAGACTACCTCAGAGTATTGCAGGTAAAAGTTTATTTTGGTGGTTTGAGTTTTTATGGTTGTCTAAAGCAAAGCCTGACTCAATGCTAGGAAAGTTTCTTCAAAAAAGAGATCCAATTATAGGGAATAATTATAAGATAGTTAAAAAACATGTTGAGATTTTGGGACGTGTTAAGAGCGTAAATGATGGTCAAGCATACTTTCAGGGTTCGTATCCAAGGAAAGTGTCATCAATCATTTGGGCAACTGGTTATCGTAATGATTACTCATGGATTGATATTGATGGAGTACTTAATAAACATGGCAAACCCATTCATCGTTGTGGAATCACCAATATAAAAGGACTCTATTTTATTGGTTTGAGCTGGCAAAGTAAAAGAAGTTCAGCATTAATTTATGGTGTGAGTAATGATGCTAATCGGATTGCTAAAAAAATTGTGTGA
- a CDS encoding YdhK family protein: protein MKKKIMIGSVTLVTAFALAACGNGDEDPMPDEGMDMDPDSDNMEDMEEEMPGNDDMDDMDMDDDEHEDMDHSSSGEVPDDLEEEENPTFEVGSQAMVEGGHMEEMEGAEATIVGAYDTIAYIVSYDPTTGEERVENHEWVVHEEIEEAEEETFEPGTEVTLQADHMDGMEGAAAEIDEAEETTVYMIDYTPTDGGEEVENHKWVIEDELSEVE, encoded by the coding sequence ATGAAGAAGAAAATCATGATAGGGTCCGTTACTCTAGTAACAGCTTTTGCATTAGCTGCATGTGGCAATGGTGATGAAGATCCAATGCCAGATGAAGGTATGGATATGGATCCCGATTCTGATAATATGGAAGATATGGAGGAAGAGATGCCCGGTAACGACGATATGGATGACATGGATATGGACGATGACGAGCACGAAGACATGGATCATTCCAGCTCCGGTGAGGTTCCGGATGATTTAGAAGAAGAAGAGAATCCAACGTTTGAAGTGGGAAGCCAAGCAATGGTGGAAGGTGGCCATATGGAAGAAATGGAAGGTGCTGAGGCCACCATCGTTGGGGCATATGATACGATTGCCTACATTGTTTCTTACGACCCAACCACCGGCGAAGAAAGAGTAGAAAATCATGAATGGGTGGTTCATGAAGAAATCGAAGAAGCCGAGGAGGAAACATTTGAACCGGGGACAGAAGTCACATTACAAGCTGATCATATGGACGGCATGGAAGGAGCCGCAGCCGAGATTGATGAGGCTGAAGAGACGACGGTCTATATGATTGATTACACACCGACGGACGGTGGCGAAGAAGTGGAAAATCATAAATGGGTCATAGAAGATGAACTCTCAGAGGTTGAATAA
- a CDS encoding four-helix bundle copper-binding protein — protein MTYQECIQACLECMEQCNRCFDECLKEDNVQMMAECIRLDRECADACAFAVQAMQTNSRFAKQICELCADICQACGDECAKHDAQHCQDCAEACHRCAKICREMAAA, from the coding sequence ATGACTTATCAAGAGTGTATCCAAGCATGTTTAGAATGCATGGAACAGTGCAATCGGTGTTTTGATGAATGTCTGAAGGAAGACAACGTACAAATGATGGCGGAATGCATCCGACTAGATCGAGAATGTGCCGATGCCTGTGCGTTTGCGGTACAAGCTATGCAAACAAACAGCCGTTTTGCTAAGCAAATCTGTGAATTATGCGCGGACATCTGTCAGGCTTGTGGCGATGAATGTGCAAAGCATGATGCTCAGCATTGTCAAGATTGTGCGGAAGCTTGTCACCGGTGTGCAAAAATCTGCCGTGAGATGGCGGCTGCATAA
- a CDS encoding ArsR/SmtB family transcription factor — translation MKTKEKQDQCEVFCYDEEKVQRLSSLVESETFTFTGDIFKALSDETRLKIAYALTQETELCVCDVAHIIGTTTATASHHLRHLRNLRIAKSRKEGKLVFYSLDDHHVTEIIATAMAHGREENHHG, via the coding sequence ATGAAAACGAAAGAAAAACAGGATCAATGTGAGGTTTTTTGTTATGACGAGGAAAAAGTTCAGCGACTATCCTCTCTTGTCGAATCCGAAACCTTTACATTCACAGGGGATATCTTTAAAGCGTTATCTGATGAGACACGACTAAAAATAGCTTATGCATTGACGCAAGAGACTGAACTCTGTGTCTGTGACGTCGCCCATATTATTGGGACAACAACGGCAACGGCTTCTCATCATCTCCGTCACCTTAGAAATTTACGTATTGCGAAAAGCCGAAAGGAAGGAAAATTGGTGTTTTATTCCTTAGATGATCACCATGTTACAGAAATCATTGCAACGGCTATGGCGCATGGCCGGGAGGAAAACCATCATGGCTGA
- a CDS encoding arsenic resistance protein translates to MNVLEKFQTIIILTAVGVGLLLGQFTFFEQNAEFFIIPFLLLMLYGLFLTIPLKHLKDAFKNIRFLSASTIINFVWTPLLAWGLGAVFLADHPALWIGFIMLMVTPCTDWYLFFTSIAKGNLSLSTSVLPINLILQVLLLPVYLFIFAGTIESVSLSTIIESVVLVLIIPFAFAHLTRYLLRNRETFLNDKLVPSFSSAQIIFLALAITAMFASQGSYLVNNLEVIYILIIPILLYFVINFVVAQTVGKAMKFSYEDTVSLNLTVIARNSPVALAIAVTAFPDQPLIALALVIGPLIELPILAIVSQILLSLRGKRRK, encoded by the coding sequence ATGAATGTCTTAGAGAAATTTCAAACGATCATTATTTTAACCGCAGTAGGTGTCGGACTTTTATTAGGTCAGTTCACCTTTTTTGAACAGAATGCAGAGTTCTTTATCATTCCGTTTTTATTACTCATGCTGTATGGGTTATTTCTAACCATCCCATTAAAACATTTAAAAGATGCGTTTAAAAATATCAGGTTTTTAAGCGCGAGTACCATTATAAATTTTGTTTGGACCCCCTTATTAGCTTGGGGGCTTGGTGCAGTCTTCCTTGCAGATCATCCTGCTTTATGGATCGGATTTATCATGTTAATGGTCACGCCATGTACAGACTGGTATTTATTTTTCACTTCTATAGCTAAAGGGAATCTGTCATTATCAACATCTGTACTCCCGATCAACTTAATCCTGCAAGTATTGCTCTTACCCGTTTATCTCTTCATTTTTGCAGGTACAATAGAATCGGTTTCACTTTCAACCATTATAGAAAGCGTTGTATTGGTTTTAATTATACCTTTTGCCTTTGCGCATTTGACTCGGTATTTATTAAGGAACAGGGAAACATTTTTGAATGATAAACTCGTTCCTTCTTTCTCATCTGCACAAATAATATTTTTAGCTTTAGCCATCACAGCAATGTTCGCTTCACAAGGCTCTTATTTAGTCAACAATCTAGAGGTCATCTATATCTTAATCATTCCGATCTTACTCTACTTTGTCATTAACTTTGTTGTGGCACAAACCGTAGGCAAAGCAATGAAATTTTCATATGAAGATACCGTTAGTTTAAACCTAACCGTTATTGCTCGAAATTCACCTGTTGCTTTGGCTATAGCTGTAACAGCCTTTCCGGACCAACCACTAATTGCATTAGCTTTGGTCATTGGACCACTTATTGAGCTACCTATATTAGCTATTGTATCGCAAATATTACTCTCATTAAGAGGGAAAAGAAGGAAATAA
- the merA gene encoding mercury(II) reductase, with product MNHIHINIQGMTCTGCEEQIAVALENIGAKHIDANYPRGDVTFKLPKNVEIETAKKAIDEAKYQPGQAQILQRQEKPILDDGADYDFLIIGSGAAAFSSAIKASETGAKVAMVERSTVGGTCVNIGCVPSKTMLRAGEINGLAQNTPFSGLQTSAGPADLAQLTEQKDELVTQMRQEKYIDLIDEYGFDLVRGEAEFIDDKTIQVNGQSITAKSFLIATGAPPDIPAIPGMDMVDYLTSTTALELKEMPKRLAVIGSGYIATELGQMFHNLGTEVTLMQRSERLFNTYDPEISEAIGEALIKEGLNLITGVTYLRVEQKAITKNVYIEVNGEEQVVEADQILVATGRNPNTKALNLEAAGVKTGKKGEVQTDEYLQTTNNRIYAAGDVTLGPQFVYVAAYEGEIVAGNVLGLTKRKIDLRFVPGVIFTKPSMATVGLTEQQAKERGYDVKTSVLPLDAVPRALVNYETTGVYKLVVDTQTRKLIGAHIVSENAGDVIYGATLAVQFGLTIEDLTNSFVPYLTMAEGLKLAALAFDRDVSKLSCCAG from the coding sequence ATGAATCATATTCATATAAACATTCAGGGAATGACCTGTACAGGCTGTGAAGAACAAATTGCAGTAGCCCTTGAGAATATTGGAGCGAAACATATTGATGCCAACTATCCTCGAGGAGATGTCACCTTTAAACTCCCCAAAAATGTGGAAATTGAAACGGCCAAAAAAGCAATTGATGAAGCCAAATACCAACCTGGACAAGCTCAAATCTTACAACGACAGGAAAAACCTATTTTAGATGATGGCGCAGATTACGATTTTTTGATTATCGGTTCGGGAGCTGCGGCATTTTCTTCAGCTATCAAAGCTAGCGAAACCGGTGCGAAAGTCGCCATGGTGGAACGAAGTACAGTTGGAGGAACTTGTGTTAACATCGGTTGTGTACCGTCAAAAACCATGCTTCGTGCCGGTGAAATCAACGGTCTTGCCCAAAACACTCCATTTTCTGGGCTTCAAACGAGTGCAGGTCCGGCTGATCTTGCCCAATTGACCGAACAAAAAGATGAATTGGTTACTCAAATGCGTCAAGAAAAATATATAGACTTGATTGATGAATACGGATTTGACCTTGTTCGTGGAGAAGCCGAATTTATTGACGATAAGACAATACAAGTAAATGGACAAAGCATCACTGCTAAAAGCTTTTTAATTGCAACGGGAGCACCTCCGGACATCCCGGCCATCCCTGGGATGGATATGGTGGATTATTTAACAAGTACAACCGCGCTTGAATTAAAAGAGATGCCAAAACGCTTGGCAGTGATCGGTTCCGGCTATATCGCCACGGAGTTGGGCCAAATGTTTCACAATCTAGGAACGGAAGTCACCCTGATGCAAAGAAGCGAGCGTCTATTCAACACGTATGATCCTGAAATTTCGGAAGCCATTGGTGAAGCCTTAATTAAGGAAGGCCTTAATCTGATCACCGGGGTCACTTATCTAAGAGTGGAGCAAAAGGCTATTACAAAAAATGTTTATATTGAAGTCAATGGAGAAGAACAGGTGGTCGAAGCCGATCAAATTCTTGTAGCAACAGGACGAAATCCGAACACAAAAGCTTTAAACCTAGAAGCAGCAGGCGTGAAAACAGGAAAAAAAGGCGAAGTGCAAACCGATGAATATCTGCAAACGACCAATAACCGAATATATGCCGCTGGTGATGTTACTCTCGGTCCGCAATTCGTTTATGTTGCGGCTTATGAAGGTGAGATTGTGGCGGGTAATGTGCTTGGGTTGACGAAACGAAAAATCGATCTTCGCTTTGTTCCCGGTGTCATTTTCACCAAACCATCGATGGCCACAGTCGGTTTGACAGAACAACAGGCAAAAGAACGAGGCTACGATGTCAAAACATCGGTTCTTCCGTTGGACGCTGTGCCACGAGCTCTAGTCAATTATGAAACAACTGGAGTTTATAAACTTGTCGTTGACACCCAAACTCGTAAATTGATTGGAGCGCACATCGTTAGCGAAAATGCAGGTGATGTCATTTATGGAGCGACCTTGGCGGTGCAATTTGGATTGACTATTGAAGACCTAACAAATAGCTTTGTACCATATTTAACAATGGCCGAGGGATTAAAGCTCGCAGCTTTAGCATTTGATAGAGACGTTTCGAAATTATCTTGTTGTGCAGGTTAA